A stretch of Campylobacter volucris DNA encodes these proteins:
- a CDS encoding M20/M25/M40 family metallo-hydrolase — protein sequence MTQIIQNFKQISKIPHCSYENEQLKDFLISYAKEQNCIVNVDKAGNIQAYKGKPQICLQSHYDMVCMGQAPNVEVYEEQGFLKAKNSSLGADNGIGVALMMQALKDCENIECLFTNDEEVGLNGANNLELKLLSKKLLNLDHENDSEIVISCAGGVDIFANLAIIFDEKEENCYEIEAINFKGGHSGIDIVKNIKNSIKEMAKFISENDGEICEFSGGERINSIPKHTKAVAFFKNQPQENEHFKIKNLGKIKKTFYKNSKDILNLINAFSQGVRSFNSQLNLVQTSINLSLAYEKEGKFHFELFARSNNLEELKNIEFETLTYFKMQNCQISSANFYPPWENTDTKFAEEILKCFEEENVNAKLYSIHAGLECGILSTKQPLECCSIGPNIFSPHSTDEKCEIASIEKIDKILKNILKKYQ from the coding sequence ATGACGCAAATTATACAAAATTTTAAGCAAATCTCTAAAATACCACATTGTAGCTATGAAAATGAACAATTGAAAGATTTTTTAATTTCTTATGCAAAAGAGCAAAATTGTATTGTCAATGTAGATAAAGCGGGTAACATCCAAGCTTACAAAGGCAAACCACAAATTTGCTTACAAAGTCATTATGATATGGTGTGTATGGGACAAGCACCTAATGTAGAAGTTTATGAAGAACAAGGATTTTTAAAAGCAAAAAATTCAAGTCTTGGGGCAGACAATGGCATAGGCGTAGCATTGATGATGCAAGCTTTAAAAGATTGCGAAAATATAGAATGTCTTTTTACAAATGATGAAGAAGTTGGGCTAAATGGGGCAAATAATTTAGAATTAAAACTCCTTTCAAAAAAACTTTTAAACTTAGATCATGAAAACGATAGCGAAATCGTCATTTCTTGTGCTGGTGGAGTGGATATTTTTGCAAATTTAGCCATCATTTTTGATGAAAAAGAAGAAAATTGCTATGAGATTGAAGCGATTAATTTTAAAGGTGGGCATTCAGGAATTGATATAGTCAAAAATATAAAAAATTCCATAAAAGAAATGGCTAAATTTATTAGTGAAAATGATGGTGAAATTTGTGAATTTAGTGGTGGAGAAAGAATTAATTCCATCCCAAAACACACAAAAGCTGTTGCATTTTTTAAAAATCAACCACAAGAAAATGAGCATTTTAAAATCAAAAATTTAGGAAAAATCAAAAAAACATTCTACAAAAATTCAAAAGATATTCTAAACCTCATCAATGCTTTTTCACAAGGTGTTAGGAGTTTTAATTCTCAATTAAATTTAGTTCAAACTAGTATTAATCTTTCTTTAGCTTATGAAAAAGAAGGTAAATTTCATTTTGAACTTTTTGCAAGATCAAACAATCTTGAAGAATTAAAAAATATAGAATTTGAAACCTTAACTTATTTTAAAATGCAAAATTGTCAAATCAGCAGTGCAAATTTTTACCCTCCTTGGGAAAATACAGACACTAAATTTGCTGAAGAAATTTTAAAATGCTTTGAAGAAGAAAATGTTAATGCTAAACTTTATTCCATCCATGCGGGTTTAGAATGTGGTATATTAAGCACTAAACAACCTTTAGAATGTTGCTCCATAGGGCCAAATATTTTTAGCCCTCATTCTACAGATGAAAAATGCGAAATAGCATCAATTGAAAAGATCGATAAAATTCTAAAAAATATCCTAAAAAAATACCAATAA
- a CDS encoding HemK/PrmC family methyltransferase translates to MQIQKALNLAYQKDPSQKEYIIFILCELLQKDKAWIFLNSDFLIDEGIFFTFVDRFLDGEPFEYIFKKTNFYGLDFFVEKGVLIPRFDSEILLEQCIKILNTNNVKNVLEIGFGSGILSITLAKLKNIFIQACDINPLALELAIKNAKYHKVLKNIDFQLCDFQNLKNNYDFIFSNPPYIKNDYPLDKWVKNEPHNALYGGEKGWEILEKIIIFAKEKQCKILACEFGFDQKEILNQILNFYKFKCEFFTDYNGFDRAFVAYNLEC, encoded by the coding sequence ATGCAAATTCAAAAAGCTTTAAACCTAGCTTATCAAAAAGATCCTTCTCAAAAAGAATATATTATTTTTATACTTTGTGAGTTGTTGCAAAAAGATAAAGCTTGGATTTTTTTAAATTCGGATTTTCTCATTGATGAAGGTATTTTTTTTACTTTTGTTGATCGTTTTTTAGATGGTGAACCCTTTGAATATATTTTTAAAAAAACAAATTTTTATGGTTTGGATTTTTTTGTTGAAAAAGGCGTGTTAATCCCTCGTTTTGATAGTGAAATTTTATTAGAACAATGTATAAAAATTTTAAATACAAATAATGTTAAAAATGTATTAGAAATTGGCTTTGGAAGTGGAATTTTAAGTATCACTTTAGCAAAATTGAAAAATATTTTCATCCAAGCTTGTGACATTAATCCTTTGGCTTTAGAGCTTGCCATTAAAAATGCAAAATATCATAAAGTTTTAAAAAATATTGATTTTCAACTTTGTGATTTTCAAAATTTAAAAAACAATTATGATTTTATCTTTTCTAATCCTCCTTATATTAAAAATGATTATCCTTTGGACAAATGGGTAAAAAACGAACCGCACAATGCCTTATATGGAGGAGAAAAAGGATGGGAAATTTTAGAAAAAATAATCATCTTTGCAAAAGAAAAACAATGTAAAATTTTAGCTTGTGAATTTGGTTTTGATCAAAAAGAAATTTTAAATCAAATTTTAAATTTTTATAAATTTAAGTGCGAATTTTTTACTGATTATAATGGTTTTGATAGAGCTTTTGTTGCATATAATTTAGAATGTTAG
- a CDS encoding DUF4149 domain-containing protein, which translates to MKAVYLFLLASLIGIEISIGAFLAPTIFYPEKFIGEGVLNHFQSGLLMTNIFVQFGYVLLAISAISLLIEMFSFKDKNFTFKINFSKFMLSLIILALSLLFVFYFSAYVLQAQALGEEATKTQEFIKIHGASEVVMKIIMFAQVVLFFLNFKKTIV; encoded by the coding sequence ATGAAAGCTGTATATTTATTTTTACTTGCAAGTTTAATTGGTATAGAAATTAGTATTGGTGCTTTTTTAGCTCCTACCATTTTTTATCCTGAAAAATTCATAGGAGAAGGTGTTTTAAATCATTTTCAAAGCGGACTTTTAATGACAAATATTTTTGTGCAATTTGGTTATGTTTTACTTGCAATTAGTGCCATATCTTTGCTAATAGAAATGTTTTCTTTTAAAGATAAAAATTTTACTTTTAAAATAAATTTTTCTAAATTTATGTTGTCTTTAATCATTTTGGCACTAAGTTTGCTTTTTGTTTTTTACTTTAGTGCTTATGTTTTACAAGCACAAGCTTTAGGAGAAGAAGCAACCAAAACACAAGAATTTATAAAAATTCACGGAGCTAGTGAAGTGGTGATGAAAATCATTATGTTTGCTCAAGTTGTTTTGTTTTTCCTAAATTTTAAAAAAACTATAGTATAA
- a CDS encoding M48 family metallopeptidase — protein MTLIAILCIYTIFILYISYEQIKFLKKEKEQKAVILDENEYKNAADIAIENEKYKIFSNVYNLIINIAWLSFGFLYLKEFWINENSTLENTLFLLSFLFILSVLNLPLGYYESFVKDKKHGFSNMTFALFIKDSLKSLALMLIFGFLIIYALVFCFEYFGAYWWIVAFALSFSIIIVINLIYPTLIAPIFNKMTKLEDENLLEKITNLMQKCGFSANGVYIIDASKRDKRLNAYFGGLFKSKRVVLFDTLLKALKENELIAVLGHELGHFVHKDLIKMLIASALMLFALFFIFAHLPNLFYEQSHLDGVNAGVFALLLIFGNIFTFFISPLINKMSQKNEFNADLHGAKLSSKEDMTNALIALARENKAFVKTSKIYAFFHLSHPSIDDRIKALQ, from the coding sequence ATGACTTTAATAGCTATTTTATGTATTTATACGATTTTTATACTTTACATCTCTTATGAGCAAATTAAATTTCTTAAAAAAGAAAAAGAACAAAAAGCAGTAATTTTAGATGAAAATGAGTATAAAAATGCTGCAGATATTGCCATAGAAAATGAAAAATATAAAATATTTTCAAATGTTTATAATCTCATTATCAACATAGCTTGGCTAAGTTTTGGATTTTTATACTTAAAAGAATTTTGGATTAATGAAAATTCTACTTTGGAAAATACTTTATTTTTACTTTCGTTTTTGTTTATCCTTAGTGTTTTAAATTTACCACTAGGGTATTATGAAAGTTTTGTCAAAGACAAAAAACACGGCTTTTCTAATATGACTTTTGCCTTATTTATAAAAGATAGTTTAAAATCTTTAGCTTTGATGCTTATTTTTGGATTTTTGATTATTTATGCTTTGGTTTTTTGTTTTGAATATTTTGGAGCTTATTGGTGGATTGTTGCATTTGCTTTAAGCTTTAGTATTATTATTGTTATTAATCTAATCTACCCTACTCTAATCGCACCTATTTTTAATAAAATGACAAAATTAGAAGATGAAAATTTATTAGAAAAAATCACAAATTTAATGCAAAAATGTGGTTTTAGTGCTAATGGAGTTTATATTATTGATGCAAGCAAAAGAGATAAGAGATTAAATGCTTATTTTGGAGGTTTGTTTAAAAGCAAAAGAGTGGTATTGTTTGATACACTATTAAAAGCTTTAAAAGAAAATGAACTCATAGCCGTTTTAGGCCATGAACTTGGACATTTTGTGCATAAAGATTTAATCAAAATGCTTATAGCAAGTGCTTTGATGCTCTTTGCTTTATTTTTTATTTTTGCACATTTGCCAAATTTATTTTATGAACAAAGTCATTTAGATGGCGTAAATGCTGGAGTTTTTGCTTTGTTGTTAATATTTGGAAATATTTTTACCTTTTTTATCTCTCCTTTGATTAACAAAATGAGTCAAAAAAATGAATTTAATGCTGATTTACACGGAGCCAAACTTAGCTCTAAAGAAGATATGACAAATGCTTTAATAGCTTTAGCAAGAGAAAACAAAGCCTTTGTTAAAACAAGCAAAATTTATGCATTTTTTCACCTAAGCCATCCTAGTATCGATGATAGGATTAAAGCTTTGCAATGA
- the cmoB gene encoding tRNA 5-methoxyuridine(34)/uridine 5-oxyacetic acid(34) synthase CmoB: protein MQENTLLKQAQNHPLYQKIQNLYHQISNSMIEINDSFDIFCDEKFNEEIKNIALELKPWRKGPFKINDLFIDTEWRSFIKFNILKEHMHCIENKIVADIGCNNGYYMFKMLEFNPTKIIGFDPSIKYFLQFLLINSLAKTPVKYELLGVSDVPNYPIKFDVIFCLGVIYHRSDPIMMLKQLKQSLNKNGIVFLDTMYIEDEREIALIPKKTYSKIPNIFFIPSILGLRNWCQRAGFSEFEILATKQTDLEEQRKTQWIDSYSLDQFLDEKDSNLTCEGYPAPKRIYVRLKV, encoded by the coding sequence ATGCAAGAAAATACTTTACTTAAACAAGCTCAAAATCATCCACTTTATCAAAAAATTCAAAATCTATATCATCAAATTTCAAACTCAATGATAGAAATTAATGATAGTTTTGATATATTTTGTGATGAAAAATTTAACGAAGAAATTAAAAATATAGCTCTTGAACTTAAACCATGGCGTAAAGGACCTTTTAAAATCAATGATCTTTTTATAGATACTGAGTGGAGAAGTTTTATAAAATTTAATATCTTAAAAGAACATATGCATTGCATTGAAAATAAAATAGTAGCAGATATTGGGTGCAATAATGGATATTATATGTTTAAAATGCTTGAATTTAATCCTACTAAAATCATTGGTTTTGATCCATCTATAAAATATTTTTTGCAATTTTTATTGATTAATTCTTTAGCAAAAACTCCTGTAAAATATGAATTATTAGGAGTTAGCGATGTGCCAAATTATCCTATAAAATTTGATGTGATTTTTTGTCTTGGAGTGATTTATCACAGAAGTGATCCTATAATGATGCTTAAACAACTCAAACAATCATTAAATAAAAATGGCATAGTCTTTTTAGACACTATGTATATAGAAGATGAAAGAGAAATTGCACTCATTCCTAAAAAAACTTACTCAAAAATACCAAATATTTTTTTCATTCCGTCGATATTGGGTTTAAGAAATTGGTGCCAAAGGGCTGGTTTTAGCGAATTTGAAATTTTAGCTACTAAACAAACAGATTTAGAAGAACAAAGAAAAACTCAATGGATTGATTCTTATTCTTTAGATCAGTTTTTAGATGAAAAAGATTCAAATTTAACTTGCGAAGGCTATCCAGCACCCAAAAGAATTTATGTAAGATTAAAGGTTTAA
- a CDS encoding flagellin — MKINDIGSTQASQYVNQAQKNQEKALENIAAIRALDGTDGANLAIADSLRSQSSTIDQGILNAYDSIGVLQIADSALNNISATADRLNELSVRSNSTALNERQKSMLNTEATRLVDSINDAFAGATFNGKNVFQSMDFVVGSGVENINLNQPSTTNLNLDNQDGIRNFLDQVGSLRADIGAGINAINSNINSSLQTSINTKEAESKLQNNDLAQNVNDFNANYLKENAYLFANAHSNVVLQTKIASLLQ, encoded by the coding sequence ATGAAAATAAACGATATAGGATCTACCCAAGCAAGCCAATATGTAAATCAAGCTCAAAAAAATCAAGAAAAAGCTTTAGAAAATATAGCAGCAATCCGTGCTCTTGATGGCACCGATGGAGCAAATTTAGCTATAGCTGATTCTTTAAGAAGCCAATCAAGCACTATAGATCAAGGTATTTTAAACGCTTATGACTCCATAGGTGTATTACAAATTGCAGATTCAGCGCTAAATAATATTTCAGCCACAGCAGATAGACTCAATGAACTTTCAGTGCGTTCAAACAGCACTGCTTTAAATGAAAGACAAAAAAGTATGTTAAATACTGAAGCTACAAGATTAGTTGATTCTATAAATGATGCTTTTGCAGGTGCAACATTTAATGGAAAAAATGTTTTTCAAAGTATGGATTTTGTAGTTGGCTCTGGTGTAGAAAATATCAATTTAAATCAACCAAGCACTACAAATTTAAATCTTGATAATCAAGATGGAATTCGTAATTTTCTTGATCAAGTTGGAAGCTTGCGTGCAGATATAGGTGCTGGGATCAATGCTATTAATTCCAATATCAATTCATCTTTACAAACTAGTATCAATACAAAAGAAGCTGAAAGTAAGTTACAAAACAATGATTTAGCTCAAAATGTAAATGATTTTAACGCAAACTACTTAAAAGAAAATGCATATTTATTTGCTAATGCTCACTCAAATGTAGTTTTACAAACCAAAATCGCAAGCTTACTTCAATAA
- a CDS encoding autotransporter outer membrane beta-barrel domain-containing protein, with translation MKNLNRKIFLSACVATMVASSAHAVTGGGNPFSDTNLKDENKNGNYSFIDKNTGSTYNITSIIGSTFDGKTNKYINHLNIDAAKSTFNISVKDKDAEIGHYFDGEKDKFYSFNIKAKEIIFNGASDGMGKETSLNVGNTGVIEGNLALLNSADLFISNGTLGSQSANGSLLVKGDFLATDANLDFYGNHNFHVTGTAFIRNSNFSATNAPISENGIFLLSADKGFNKDIELTNTAGVYTAISTAQALGLSAEEAKKYEENIDSIKVDIKGVDHKIKVVGNSLYISAQVDTKSWQNSIKTDGLAKSLREAQKLALQSMIEEYTKLMNEAPGVEPKAANKQEFTKADYKQIIKDLTGKMNAINIDSKSPVFNSQIDAVLGSLLTSNRQQAAGSALTDAMIGKAQQAQNVINSARESANNSNRQGAIQVINLANEMAISTRMIQSRNQGENSIWSNAFGGANMIGSENDSIYGITLGIDRQFSDSILFGTYLTYADSKLSHNSINQDADNLQFGAYSRITNGQHEFDIKTYAQFSYTDQERFLNGTNNKSDYTQTFLGASGAYGYVLDMGDKFAIKPLIGLNLYYGKTPDYTENGVWAQKVYSMDSFAASAEIGAEFRKGFDGGSYFYITPKIEQFFATSGNDFKGRFAGSDMNYHVSGAEKDKTFGKLLIGSNIGITENLSVDLSLGAKQILGNKDDNTDETYFTGNIGFKYSF, from the coding sequence ATGAAAAATTTGAATAGAAAAATTTTTCTTTCAGCTTGTGTTGCTACTATGGTAGCTAGTTCAGCTCACGCCGTTACGGGGGGGGGAAATCCGTTTTCCGACACTAACCTAAAAGATGAAAATAAAAATGGAAATTATTCTTTTATAGATAAAAACACAGGTTCTACTTACAATATCACTTCTATCATTGGATCTACATTCGATGGAAAAACAAACAAATATATTAATCACTTAAATATAGACGCAGCTAAAAGCACTTTTAATATCAGCGTTAAAGATAAAGATGCAGAAATTGGTCATTATTTTGACGGCGAAAAGGATAAGTTTTATTCTTTCAATATTAAAGCAAAAGAAATAATTTTTAATGGTGCAAGCGATGGTATGGGTAAAGAAACCTCTTTAAATGTAGGTAATACTGGAGTTATAGAAGGAAATTTAGCCTTGCTTAACAGCGCTGATCTTTTTATTTCTAACGGAACTTTAGGAAGTCAAAGTGCAAATGGTTCTTTGCTTGTAAAAGGTGATTTCTTAGCCACTGATGCTAATCTTGATTTTTACGGGAATCACAACTTTCATGTAACTGGCACAGCATTTATAAGAAATTCAAATTTTAGCGCTACAAATGCACCAATAAGCGAAAATGGTATTTTTTTATTGAGCGCTGATAAAGGTTTTAATAAAGATATTGAATTAACCAACACAGCAGGTGTTTACACCGCTATATCAACTGCGCAAGCTCTTGGACTAAGTGCAGAAGAAGCTAAAAAATATGAAGAAAATATCGACTCGATTAAAGTAGATATAAAAGGTGTTGATCATAAAATAAAAGTAGTAGGAAATTCTTTATATATTAGTGCACAAGTGGATACAAAATCTTGGCAAAATAGCATCAAAACAGATGGACTTGCTAAATCACTTAGAGAAGCACAAAAACTAGCTTTACAATCTATGATTGAAGAATACACAAAATTAATGAATGAAGCACCTGGTGTAGAACCAAAAGCAGCAAACAAACAAGAATTTACCAAAGCAGATTATAAACAAATAATTAAAGATTTAACCGGAAAAATGAATGCAATTAACATTGATAGCAAATCTCCAGTATTTAACAGTCAAATTGATGCGGTGTTGGGATCTCTTTTAACATCAAATAGACAACAAGCAGCAGGTAGTGCTTTAACTGATGCTATGATAGGCAAAGCACAACAAGCTCAAAATGTCATAAATTCAGCTAGAGAAAGTGCAAATAATTCTAATCGCCAAGGTGCTATCCAAGTTATCAACCTAGCAAATGAAATGGCTATATCAACTAGAATGATCCAAAGTAGAAATCAAGGTGAAAACAGTATTTGGTCTAATGCATTTGGTGGAGCAAATATGATAGGTAGCGAAAATGATTCTATATATGGTATAACATTAGGTATAGATAGACAATTTAGTGATTCTATACTTTTTGGTACATATTTAACATATGCTGACTCTAAATTAAGTCATAACTCTATCAATCAAGATGCAGATAACTTGCAATTTGGTGCATATTCAAGAATAACCAATGGACAACATGAATTTGATATTAAAACATATGCGCAATTTAGCTATACAGACCAAGAAAGATTTTTAAATGGAACCAATAATAAGTCTGATTACACTCAAACTTTCTTAGGTGCAAGTGGTGCATATGGATATGTGCTTGATATGGGAGATAAATTTGCTATCAAACCATTAATTGGATTAAACCTTTACTATGGAAAAACTCCAGATTATACAGAAAATGGAGTTTGGGCTCAAAAAGTCTATTCAATGGATAGTTTCGCAGCAAGTGCTGAAATCGGAGCAGAGTTTAGAAAAGGATTTGATGGTGGTAGCTATTTTTATATAACTCCAAAAATTGAGCAATTTTTTGCTACTAGTGGAAATGATTTCAAAGGTCGCTTCGCAGGAAGTGATATGAACTATCATGTATCTGGAGCTGAAAAAGATAAAACTTTTGGAAAACTTCTTATAGGTAGCAATATTGGTATTACAGAAAATCTTTCAGTGGACTTAAGTTTAGGTGCTAAACAAATTTTAGGCAACAAAGACGATAACACTGATGAAACATACTTTACAGGAAACATAGGTTTTAAATACTCTTTTTGA
- a CDS encoding thermonuclease family protein has product MKISKKQLKLILDFAKDPKKFLIIVFLALFSYVLNYDPNSYINAKIIKVIDGDTIEVKTNDKEIIVRLFGIDAPEKDQSYGQMSQKFLNAIVLNKEVVLGVKDEDKYGRILAIVYLNDRDINQVMVANGYAWAYEHYSDLYVKDQQLAQNAKKGLWEEKDPIEPHKWRKQIRFNQE; this is encoded by the coding sequence ATGAAAATTTCAAAAAAACAATTAAAGCTTATATTGGATTTTGCAAAAGATCCTAAAAAATTTTTAATTATAGTCTTTTTGGCTCTTTTTTCTTATGTATTAAATTATGATCCAAATTCATATATAAATGCAAAAATTATCAAGGTTATTGATGGTGATACTATTGAAGTGAAAACAAATGATAAAGAAATTATTGTGAGATTGTTTGGTATAGATGCACCAGAAAAAGATCAATCTTATGGTCAAATGTCGCAAAAATTTTTAAATGCTATTGTTTTAAATAAAGAAGTGGTTTTGGGTGTGAAAGATGAAGATAAATATGGTAGAATTTTAGCCATAGTTTATCTTAATGATAGAGATATTAATCAGGTTATGGTTGCAAATGGTTATGCTTGGGCATATGAGCACTATAGTGATTTATATGTTAAGGATCAGCAATTAGCTCAAAATGCTAAAAAAGGATTATGGGAAGAAAAAGATCCTATAGAGCCACATAAATGGCGTAAGCAAATAAGATTTAATCAGGAATGA